One Ignavibacterium album JCM 16511 genomic region harbors:
- a CDS encoding transglutaminase-like domain-containing protein, whose protein sequence is MSALTMAQQSFDINGLWNSDLLINSELNFENNFPISSNVKDWLFSVSYGSEFSGKTNSYLNQISVIKSFGNHLFKAMYLPGFQKEFLFSTGQSIILSDTNSQSLKADYVYKELFGFGYSYNLNEKISFGLNLKFFNQTFTQEVIKPVFSDTNYLVIETEKDDIDLWKADLGMSYKFSENFLVSLASLNLLTSESNPQYDYNKNFLLNTDRSFSFAISIKPLQNSAINVIYETDNSFAGSLNQFFRLNNDKIGISITAFHDKFQNPFINSISPSLVYSSKYFDFALSGIKYFEKRKDISSFKKFSDNGIKNLLHNQFSFDKVNLTVNFKLNTKSEQQIKILDAEIKRDIFPALSEEYLDKPIAVAKVVNLTDKLLTVKPAVRINGINKDIIQLGNYQIAAYDTAEIPVYAFIPENIQIDKATLSYAEIYFYSNTEQKDDEIQKPILINSINSWDGEVKNLRYFIKKDLAFSQSYAKQLLSNYKSQLDTIPNALADFYKAKILFNNIIKNLTYVSDPRIKWDFVQYPSETLKLKGGDCDDLSVLFSSLLESIGIETALIDYRSRNEIRHVNVLVNTKLSPQQALLITENDSKYFIRKNEAGVDEVWIAVETTSLTDFDTAWGLGSEIFNGEALDKMGLLNGDVQIIDVY, encoded by the coding sequence ATGAGTGCTTTAACTATGGCTCAGCAAAGTTTCGACATAAACGGTTTATGGAACAGTGATTTATTGATTAATTCAGAACTAAATTTTGAAAATAATTTTCCTATTTCATCAAATGTTAAAGACTGGCTATTCTCTGTTTCTTATGGTTCAGAATTTTCAGGAAAAACTAATTCTTATCTGAATCAAATTTCTGTTATCAAATCATTCGGTAATCATTTATTCAAAGCAATGTATTTACCAGGGTTTCAAAAAGAATTTTTATTCAGCACAGGACAATCAATCATTCTCAGCGATACAAATTCACAGTCGCTTAAAGCTGATTATGTTTATAAAGAATTATTCGGTTTCGGTTATTCTTATAATCTTAATGAAAAAATTTCGTTCGGATTGAATCTGAAATTTTTTAATCAGACTTTTACACAGGAAGTAATTAAGCCGGTTTTTTCAGATACGAATTATCTTGTAATAGAAACCGAAAAAGATGATATCGATTTATGGAAAGCAGATTTGGGAATGTCTTATAAATTTTCAGAAAATTTTTTGGTGAGTTTAGCTTCATTAAATCTACTTACATCTGAATCAAATCCTCAATATGATTACAATAAAAATTTTCTGTTGAATACTGATAGAAGTTTTTCTTTCGCTATTAGTATAAAACCACTTCAGAACTCAGCTATAAATGTTATCTATGAAACAGATAATTCTTTTGCCGGAAGTTTAAATCAATTCTTCAGATTAAATAATGATAAAATTGGAATTTCAATTACAGCATTTCACGATAAGTTTCAGAATCCTTTTATCAACAGCATTTCGCCTTCACTAGTTTATTCATCAAAATATTTTGATTTTGCTTTATCTGGAATAAAATATTTTGAAAAGCGAAAAGATATTTCTTCGTTTAAGAAGTTTTCTGACAATGGAATAAAAAACTTACTACACAACCAATTTAGTTTTGATAAAGTTAATCTGACTGTCAACTTTAAATTGAACACCAAATCAGAACAACAAATCAAAATTCTTGATGCAGAAATCAAGCGAGATATTTTTCCGGCTTTGTCAGAAGAATATCTTGATAAACCAATTGCTGTTGCAAAAGTAGTGAATCTGACAGACAAACTTCTGACTGTAAAACCAGCCGTAAGAATTAACGGAATAAATAAAGATATCATTCAGCTCGGCAATTATCAGATAGCAGCTTATGATACTGCAGAAATTCCAGTTTATGCTTTTATTCCCGAAAACATTCAGATTGATAAAGCAACACTCTCTTATGCAGAAATTTATTTCTATTCGAATACCGAACAGAAAGATGATGAAATTCAAAAACCAATTCTTATCAACAGTATTAATTCGTGGGATGGTGAAGTAAAAAATCTGAGATACTTTATTAAAAAAGATCTGGCTTTCTCGCAGTCGTATGCAAAACAACTACTTTCAAATTATAAATCACAGTTAGATACAATTCCTAATGCATTAGCAGATTTTTATAAAGCAAAAATTCTTTTCAACAACATTATTAAAAATTTGACATATGTTTCCGATCCAAGAATTAAATGGGACTTTGTTCAATATCCTTCTGAAACTTTGAAGTTAAAAGGTGGTGATTGTGATGATCTGAGTGTTTTGTTTTCATCATTGCTTGAAAGTATCGGGATTGAAACTGCTTTAATTGATTATCGTTCAAGAAATGAGATAAGGCATGTAAATGTTCTGGTGAATACAAAACTTTCGCCACAACAAGCATTATTGATCACTGAAAATGATTCGAAATATTTTATAAGAAAAAATGAAGCTGGTGTTGATGAAGTCTGGATCGCAGTAGAAACAACTTCTCTTACTGATTTTGATACTGCGTGGGGTTTGGGCTCTGAAATTTTTAATGGTGAAGCTCTTGATAAAATGGGATTGCTAAACGGTGATGTTCAAATTATTGATGTTTATTAA